The region CTCGGCCACCGCCGGCTTCTCGCTGCGCTTGAGCCGCTCGTTGACGACATTCATGGGCTGCACCACAAAGAAATACAGCACAGCGGCCGTCAGCAGGAAATTGATCAGCGACGTCAGAAACGAGCCGTAGTCCAGCACGATGGCGTCCTGGGTGGCCGAAGCCGCCCGCAGCACGATGGAGCCGGCCACCTCGCCGCCACCCACCAGCCGCACCAGCGGGTCCAGAAAAGCCTTGGTAAAAGCCGACACCACGTTGTTAAAGGCCGCCCCGATCACCACACCGACCGCCAGGTCAACCACATTGCCACGCATAATGAAATCTCTGAATCCAGCTAACATGGGCGGAATTATGTCACAATTCCGGTCTTTTCACCGACCAAGGTATGAACTGAACCGGAACAGCGGCGCCCCTAACCGGCCTGGAGAAATCAGCCTAAAGAAAAGGCCCACCGCAGGGGGTGGGCCGGGGATCCTTTTTTCTTTTCCGCTCAGGCGTGGCCGCGGTCTTCCTTGACCGCGTGTGCGCTCATGCCCCACTGCAGGCCACTGCTCTGGGCGCCTTCCAGAATCACCCGGGCCAGCTCGCCCAGGGTGGAGCCACCGGGGCGGACGTCCATTTTCAGGTCGGCGCGCAGCTCGGTGAGGCTCAGGTCGTCCAACATCAGCTCGGTGCCGTAGCGCAGCGTGGTGGGCGGCACCACCAGCAAGTCGGCCT is a window of Deinococcus sp. Marseille-Q6407 DNA encoding:
- the mscL gene encoding large conductance mechanosensitive channel protein MscL, with the translated sequence MLAGFRDFIMRGNVVDLAVGVVIGAAFNNVVSAFTKAFLDPLVRLVGGGEVAGSIVLRAASATQDAIVLDYGSFLTSLINFLLTAAVLYFFVVQPMNVVNERLKRSEKPAVAEPSNEEKLLAEIRDALRQQPRS